The following are encoded in a window of Lacinutrix sp. WUR7 genomic DNA:
- the galE gene encoding UDP-glucose 4-epimerase GalE — MKVLVTGGLGFIGSHTVVELQKEGYQVVIIDNLSNSSLEVLQGIVSITGITPVFEKLDLKDKAKVQKFFKQHQDIHGVIHFAASKAVGESVQNPLMYYENNINTLVYVLQELEKLPTANFIFSSSCTVYGQAKTMPITENAPIQFAESPYGNTKQIGEEIIQDTCKVNSNIQAISLRYFNPIGAHESTKIGELPIGVPQNLIPYIMQTGAGIREQLSVYGDDYPTTDGTCIRDYIHVVDVAKAHVIALKRLLENKNTSNNETFNLGTGTGSSVLEVIQAFEKVANNKLNYKIVNRRPGDVISAYADTSKANEVLGWKAQYSLEDAVLSAWKWQNSLNSL, encoded by the coding sequence ATGAAAGTATTAGTCACAGGAGGTTTAGGTTTTATAGGTTCGCACACGGTTGTAGAACTTCAAAAAGAAGGATACCAAGTGGTGATTATAGATAACCTATCTAATTCCTCTTTAGAGGTTTTACAAGGTATTGTTTCCATTACAGGAATAACGCCAGTTTTTGAAAAGCTAGATTTAAAAGACAAAGCGAAAGTTCAAAAATTCTTTAAGCAACATCAAGATATTCATGGAGTCATCCATTTTGCGGCTAGTAAAGCAGTAGGTGAGAGTGTGCAAAATCCTTTAATGTATTATGAAAACAATATCAATACATTGGTTTATGTGTTACAAGAATTAGAGAAACTACCAACAGCTAATTTTATTTTTAGTTCCTCGTGTACAGTATATGGTCAAGCCAAAACCATGCCGATAACAGAAAATGCACCCATACAATTTGCAGAATCTCCTTACGGAAATACCAAACAAATTGGCGAAGAAATCATACAAGATACGTGTAAGGTAAATAGTAACATACAAGCTATATCCTTACGGTATTTTAATCCGATAGGAGCGCATGAAAGTACTAAAATTGGAGAATTACCAATTGGTGTGCCACAAAATTTAATCCCGTACATCATGCAAACAGGTGCAGGAATTCGCGAGCAACTCTCTGTTTATGGTGACGATTATCCAACAACAGATGGAACCTGCATAAGAGATTATATTCATGTGGTAGATGTTGCAAAAGCACATGTTATTGCTTTAAAAAGATTATTAGAAAATAAAAATACATCTAATAATGAAACGTTTAATCTAGGTACTGGAACTGGGAGTTCTGTTTTAGAGGTTATTCAAGCTTTTGAAAAAGTAGCAAATAATAAACTCAACTATAAAATAGTAAATAGACGTCCTGGTGATGTTATTTCTGCTTACGCAGATACCTCAAAAGCAAATGAGGTTTTAGGTTGGAAAGCACAATACAGTTTAGAAGATGCGGTACTATCTGCTTGGAAATGGCAAAATAGCCTAAATTCCCTTTAG
- the fabD gene encoding ACP S-malonyltransferase — MKAYIFPGQGAQFSGMGLDLYEKSPEAQHLFEDANAILGFNITDIMFEGTAEALKETKVTQPAIFLHSVILAKTLGDRFTPDMVAGHSLGEFSALVANGALTFEDGLRLVSQRALAMQKACELQPSTMAAVLGLEDKIVEDICAQTEGIVVAANYNCPGQLVISGEIDAINRACEAMKEAGARRALVLPVGGAFHSPMMEPAREELAAAIENTLFSKPNCPIYQNVTASAVLDEAEIKKNLISQLTAPVRWTQSVQQMIADGATLFTEVGPGKVLQGLVKKINREAQTATATIETEV; from the coding sequence ATGAAAGCATATATATTTCCAGGTCAAGGCGCACAATTCTCAGGAATGGGTTTAGACTTATACGAAAAATCACCTGAAGCACAACATTTATTTGAAGATGCTAATGCCATTTTAGGATTCAACATTACAGACATTATGTTTGAAGGTACTGCGGAAGCTTTAAAAGAAACCAAAGTAACACAACCTGCTATCTTTTTACACTCTGTAATTTTAGCAAAAACTTTAGGAGATCGTTTTACACCGGATATGGTTGCGGGTCATTCTTTAGGTGAATTTTCTGCATTAGTTGCAAATGGTGCTTTAACTTTTGAAGATGGTTTACGTTTAGTTTCTCAACGTGCTTTGGCAATGCAAAAAGCATGTGAACTACAACCAAGTACCATGGCTGCTGTTTTAGGTCTAGAAGATAAAATTGTTGAAGATATTTGTGCACAAACCGAAGGAATTGTAGTTGCTGCAAATTATAACTGTCCGGGGCAATTAGTAATCTCTGGTGAAATTGATGCAATTAATCGTGCCTGTGAAGCGATGAAAGAAGCTGGAGCAAGACGTGCTTTAGTACTTCCTGTTGGTGGTGCTTTTCACTCGCCAATGATGGAACCAGCTAGAGAAGAGTTAGCTGCTGCTATAGAAAACACTCTGTTTAGCAAACCTAATTGTCCGATTTATCAAAATGTTACTGCAAGTGCGGTTTTAGATGAAGCAGAAATAAAAAAGAACTTAATCTCACAACTTACTGCTCCTGTACGTTGGACGCAATCTGTACAACAAATGATTGCAGATGGTGCCACTTTATTTACAGAAGTTGGACCAGGAAAAGTTTTACAAGGCTTGGTTAAAAAAATAAATAGAGAAGCTCAAACAGCTACTGCAACTATAGAAACGGAAGTATAA
- the lspA gene encoding signal peptidase II gives MKRSLFISFVIIFNIVIDQVSKIWTRAYVVPGSKSEIIGDYLTLHNVENSGAFLGMGSDLSPTMRVLFLLIVPVAVMAYVLFLVFKNKDLDTFSLIGFCCILGGGMANIYDRFMYGSVTDMFYINLGGVFRTGIFNVADMSVMVGLGLLILGNFKKKEA, from the coding sequence ATGAAACGTTCCTTATTTATCTCGTTTGTAATTATTTTCAATATTGTTATTGATCAGGTTTCTAAAATTTGGACACGTGCCTATGTTGTTCCTGGTAGTAAGTCAGAAATTATTGGAGACTACTTGACCTTACATAATGTAGAGAATTCCGGAGCCTTTCTAGGTATGGGAAGTGATTTAAGTCCGACCATGCGCGTCCTGTTTTTACTTATTGTTCCTGTTGCGGTAATGGCCTATGTTTTATTTCTAGTTTTTAAAAACAAAGACTTAGACACCTTTTCATTAATAGGTTTTTGCTGTATTTTAGGTGGCGGAATGGCTAATATTTACGACCGTTTTATGTATGGTTCTGTAACCGATATGTTTTACATAAACCTTGGCGGTGTTTTTAGAACTGGAATTTTTAACGTTGCAGATATGTCTGTAATGGTAGGATTAGGATTGCTTATTCTTGGCAATTTTAAAAAGAAAGAAGCATAA
- a CDS encoding NAD(P)/FAD-dependent oxidoreductase, whose translation MIKDIQLRVSLKEEEIPNILLKKASKNLGIPYGDISGIKVLRKSIDARKAKIIFNYKVAVFINEPVPQTSDYTFEYKDVSNAKPIHIIGFGPAGMYAALRCIELGFKPIVLERGKNVQDRRRDLKAINQDHFVNEDSNYCFGEGGAGTYSDGKLYTRSLKRGDVRRIFENLVFHGATDQILVDAHPHIGTNKLPKVVSNIRETILKFGGEIHFESRVTDFVIKNNAIQALQLQNGTELTANRVILATGHSARDIYYLLHKKKIALQAKSFAMGVRVEHPQHIIDAIQYHCDGNRSELLPAAAYSLVHQVNDRGVYSFCMCPGGFIVPAATANGEVVVNGMSPSKRNNEFANSGIVVEINVDKDLAKYEKFGVLKGLEYQKDFEKLAFNAGGRSQTAPAQRLTDFVDGNLSSSLNPTSYQPGLQSAPLHSLFPKFIGSRLRQGFKAFGSKMRGFHTEEANIIGVESRTSSPVNIPRNENLEHPEIIGLFPCGEGGGYAGGIISAAMDGERCAESAIVGL comes from the coding sequence ATGATTAAAGACATCCAACTTCGTGTTTCCTTAAAGGAAGAAGAAATACCAAATATCCTATTAAAGAAAGCTTCCAAAAACTTAGGCATTCCTTATGGCGATATTTCAGGAATTAAAGTATTACGTAAATCCATTGATGCACGTAAAGCTAAAATCATCTTTAATTATAAAGTTGCTGTTTTTATAAACGAGCCTGTTCCGCAAACTTCCGATTACACCTTTGAATACAAAGATGTTTCTAATGCAAAACCGATTCATATTATTGGTTTTGGTCCTGCAGGAATGTATGCTGCACTGCGTTGTATCGAGCTAGGTTTTAAGCCTATTGTTTTAGAACGCGGAAAAAATGTGCAAGACAGACGTCGGGATTTAAAAGCCATCAATCAAGATCATTTTGTAAACGAAGATTCTAATTATTGCTTTGGTGAAGGTGGTGCAGGAACCTATAGCGACGGTAAATTATACACACGTAGTTTAAAGCGTGGTGATGTGCGTCGTATTTTTGAAAACCTTGTATTTCACGGAGCAACAGATCAAATTTTGGTAGATGCCCATCCACATATTGGAACCAATAAATTACCAAAAGTGGTTTCTAATATTAGAGAAACCATTTTAAAATTTGGTGGCGAAATTCATTTTGAATCTCGTGTCACCGATTTTGTCATCAAAAACAATGCGATTCAAGCATTACAATTGCAAAATGGTACAGAGCTAACGGCAAATCGGGTTATTTTGGCTACTGGTCATTCTGCTCGTGATATTTATTATTTACTACATAAAAAAAAGATTGCGCTACAAGCAAAATCTTTTGCAATGGGAGTTCGTGTAGAGCACCCACAACATATTATAGATGCTATTCAATACCATTGTGATGGGAATCGTAGCGAACTACTTCCTGCTGCTGCATACAGTTTAGTGCACCAAGTTAACGATCGAGGCGTGTACTCTTTTTGCATGTGTCCTGGTGGTTTTATTGTTCCTGCTGCTACTGCAAATGGTGAAGTAGTTGTAAATGGGATGTCCCCTTCTAAACGAAATAACGAATTCGCAAATTCTGGTATTGTTGTTGAAATTAATGTCGATAAAGATTTAGCTAAATATGAAAAATTTGGCGTTTTAAAAGGATTAGAATATCAAAAGGATTTTGAAAAACTAGCATTTAATGCTGGCGGAAGAAGTCAGACTGCACCAGCACAACGACTAACCGATTTTGTAGATGGTAATTTATCCTCTAGCTTAAATCCTACCTCATACCAACCAGGATTACAATCGGCACCACTACATTCTTTATTTCCTAAATTTATAGGAAGCAGATTACGTCAAGGTTTTAAAGCTTTCGGTTCTAAAATGAGAGGTTTTCACACCGAAGAAGCCAATATAATTGGTGTAGAATCTAGAACATCTTCTCCTGTAAATATTCCAAGAAATGAAAATTTAGAACATCCAGAAATTATCGGACTTTTCCCTTGTGGTGAAGGTGGTGGTTATGCTGGCGGAATTATTAGTGCTGCCATGGATGGGGAACGTTGTGCAGAATCTGCAATTGTTGGGTTATAA